The proteins below come from a single Acidobacteriota bacterium genomic window:
- the selB gene encoding selenocysteine-specific translation elongation factor yields MRDVIVGTAGHIDHGKTTLLKALTGIDADRLEEEKRRGITIDIGFAHRRLGDFRVGFIDVPGHEKFVKNMLSGIGGIDLVLLVVASDESVMPQTVEHFQICRLLGVSRGVIVLTKKNKVDSELRELVEAEVRHLVEGTFLQEAPCVAVDSPSGEGIDQLEEVLLREVEAAARRSQENLQGAFFRMPVDRVFSIRGFGTVVTGTPHAGRLQVDEPLQAYPGQGQAKVRGIEIFNEKSSQAQAGQRAALNLAGLEKSHLQRGMILAPPASLAPSHMLDVQLSLLEQAPASLKHRAPVRFHHGSGEAVGRIYLLESPQAERGETAICQVRLDTPIAACCGDRFILRRYSPMETIGGGIVIDPAPPKHRRRHLRKLLPLLKELARQSGEGRAADGYIEYALQRAGRKGIDVQRLAAATGLRTQSVLRRLEDLEGVRIVGQDPPLAVLHEQMEALGRRLLEFLERFHDADGLATGASREELKKRLMPQASAAYFQDLLNDLEKRGRIRLQGGKVGLRGREVELTESQQALRRRLLNAVAEGGWNPPTLTELCQALADSEKEVRDIYYYLLEQEELVRINEDLVLPASAPPRLIDLMHSRFQPGQPFSVADFKDLLGVSRKFAIPYLEFLDRIQATLRTGDQRILKKGSPGRRF; encoded by the coding sequence ATGAGAGATGTGATTGTGGGGACGGCGGGGCATATTGATCACGGCAAGACGACTCTGCTCAAAGCCCTGACCGGGATTGACGCCGACCGGCTGGAGGAAGAAAAGCGGCGGGGGATCACCATCGACATCGGATTCGCCCATCGCCGGCTGGGCGACTTCAGGGTCGGATTCATCGACGTCCCCGGGCACGAGAAATTCGTCAAGAACATGCTCAGCGGAATCGGCGGCATCGACCTGGTGCTGCTGGTGGTGGCCAGCGATGAATCGGTCATGCCCCAGACCGTCGAGCACTTTCAGATTTGCCGGCTGCTGGGCGTGAGCCGCGGCGTCATCGTACTGACCAAGAAGAACAAGGTCGACAGCGAACTGCGTGAACTGGTGGAGGCCGAAGTGCGCCATCTGGTCGAGGGGACCTTCCTGCAAGAGGCTCCCTGCGTGGCCGTCGACAGCCCCAGCGGAGAGGGCATCGATCAGCTTGAGGAGGTGTTGCTGAGAGAAGTCGAGGCGGCAGCCCGCCGCAGCCAGGAAAACCTGCAGGGGGCCTTTTTCCGCATGCCGGTCGACCGGGTTTTCTCCATCCGCGGATTCGGCACCGTCGTCACCGGCACTCCCCACGCCGGACGGCTGCAGGTGGACGAACCTCTGCAGGCCTACCCCGGCCAGGGGCAAGCCAAGGTGCGGGGTATCGAGATCTTCAACGAGAAGTCGTCCCAGGCCCAGGCCGGACAACGCGCGGCACTCAACCTGGCCGGGCTGGAGAAAAGCCACCTGCAACGGGGCATGATCCTGGCCCCGCCCGCCTCGCTGGCGCCTTCGCACATGCTCGACGTGCAGCTTTCGCTGCTGGAGCAGGCTCCCGCTTCCCTCAAGCACCGGGCCCCGGTGCGTTTCCACCACGGCAGCGGAGAAGCCGTAGGACGCATCTATTTGCTGGAGTCCCCCCAAGCAGAGCGGGGAGAAACCGCCATCTGCCAGGTGCGACTGGACACTCCCATCGCGGCTTGCTGCGGCGACCGCTTCATCCTGCGCCGCTACTCGCCCATGGAAACCATCGGGGGCGGAATCGTCATCGACCCCGCTCCCCCCAAGCACCGCCGCCGCCACTTGCGGAAACTCCTGCCCCTCTTGAAGGAACTGGCCCGCCAGAGCGGAGAGGGCCGGGCGGCGGACGGCTACATCGAATACGCCTTGCAGCGGGCCGGCCGAAAAGGCATCGACGTGCAGCGCCTGGCCGCCGCCACCGGACTGCGCACTCAATCCGTGCTGAGGCGCCTGGAAGATCTGGAGGGCGTCCGCATCGTCGGTCAGGATCCGCCCCTGGCCGTGCTGCATGAACAGATGGAAGCCCTGGGCCGGCGCCTGCTGGAATTTCTGGAAAGGTTCCACGACGCCGACGGGCTGGCCACAGGCGCCTCGCGCGAGGAACTCAAGAAGCGCCTGATGCCGCAGGCGTCAGCGGCTTATTTCCAGGACTTGCTGAATGATCTGGAGAAGCGGGGACGAATCCGCCTTCAGGGCGGCAAGGTGGGACTGAGGGGCCGCGAGGTGGAACTGACCGAGTCGCAGCAAGCCCTTCGCCGGCGCCTGCTGAACGCGGTCGCGGAAGGTGGATGGAACCCGCCCACGCTGACCGAGTTGTGCCAGGCCCTGGCCGATTCCGAGAAAGAAGTCCGAGACATTTATTATTATCTGCTGGAGCAGGAAGAGCTGGTGCGCATCAACGAAGACCTGGTGCTGCCCGCCTCGGCGCCCCCGCGGCTGATCGATCTGATGCACAGCCGCTTTCAGCCGGGCCAGCCCTTCAGCGTGGCCGATTTCAAGGACCTGCTGGGAGTGAGCCGCAAGTTCGCCATCCCATATCTGGAGTTTTTGGACCGCATCCAGGCCACATTGCGTACTGGAGACCAGCGCATCCTGAAGAAGGGATCGCCTGGGAGGCGATTTTAA
- the rimM gene encoding ribosome maturation factor RimM (Essential for efficient processing of 16S rRNA): MSGFVTIAHIVKARGVRGEVAAEILTDFPDRFQKTADVRVKSPSGEFQERLQWHRFHQGRVLLKFEGRESPQEVEELIWGDVQVPLQERVAAPQGHYYNDELIGCRVENSGEPLGQVEDVLEIGGGQSNLVVRHERGGEWQLPLVSEFVVAIDVQRRLIEARPPRGLLELAVEPGPGKRKRRRARRAAARSGQKEPGSGDAN, from the coding sequence GTGAGCGGGTTCGTCACAATCGCCCACATCGTCAAAGCCCGCGGAGTGAGGGGAGAAGTCGCGGCCGAAATCCTGACCGACTTTCCGGATCGATTTCAAAAGACCGCAGATGTCCGCGTCAAGTCTCCCTCGGGTGAATTCCAGGAGCGGCTGCAGTGGCACCGCTTTCACCAGGGACGGGTATTGCTCAAGTTTGAAGGCAGGGAGTCGCCCCAAGAGGTCGAAGAATTGATCTGGGGCGATGTGCAAGTGCCGCTGCAAGAGCGGGTTGCGGCCCCTCAGGGGCACTACTACAACGATGAGTTGATCGGCTGCCGGGTGGAAAACAGCGGAGAGCCGCTGGGGCAGGTCGAGGACGTGCTGGAGATCGGCGGCGGCCAGAGCAATCTCGTGGTCCGCCATGAACGCGGCGGGGAGTGGCAGTTGCCTCTGGTAAGCGAGTTCGTAGTCGCCATCGACGTCCAACGGCGGCTGATCGAGGCTCGTCCGCCACGCGGACTTTTGGAGTTGGCGGTGGAGCCGGGGCCGGGAAAGCGCAAGCGGCGCCGGGCCCGCCGGGCAGCCGCCCGCAGCGGTCAGAAAGAGCCGGGTAGCGGAGATGCGAATTAG
- the ffh gene encoding signal recognition particle protein: MLDTLSDKLQGVLKNLKGEGRVSERHIEKAMREIRIALLEADVNFKVVKGFVAGVKEKALGQEVLKSLTPGQQVVKIVRDELMALFGDEAVPLQFAKTPPTVIMMVGLQGSGKTTSSGKLSLWLRKQGRRPMMVSTDVYRPAAIEQLAVVARELDVPVFESDDMDPVSRAEAAAREARNTGHDVLLIDTAGRLHIDEKLMDELERIRRSLGPKEILLVADAMTGQDAVKSAKQFDEWLDVSGVVLTKMDGDSRGGASLSINQVTGKPIKFIGVGEKYSALEVFHPERMAGRILGMGDVLSLIEKAEETVDEEQAERMLEKMRKDEFSLEDFRDQLRQLRKLGPLDELMGMLPNAGPLKGLDKVNLDEKQLSHTEAIINSMTPLERHNFKVINGSRRKRIAEGSGRPVSEVNRLLRQYADMRKMMKKMSKGMLGRIGKGALGKRLPKMNFPF; the protein is encoded by the coding sequence ATGCTGGACACTTTATCCGACAAGCTGCAAGGCGTACTCAAGAACCTGAAGGGCGAAGGCCGGGTTTCGGAACGCCATATCGAGAAGGCCATGCGCGAGATCCGCATCGCCTTGCTTGAAGCCGACGTCAACTTCAAGGTCGTCAAGGGTTTCGTGGCCGGAGTCAAGGAGAAGGCGCTGGGCCAGGAAGTGCTCAAGAGCCTGACCCCCGGACAGCAGGTGGTCAAGATCGTCCGCGACGAGTTGATGGCCCTTTTCGGAGATGAGGCCGTCCCCCTGCAATTCGCCAAGACGCCGCCCACCGTGATCATGATGGTGGGGCTGCAGGGAAGCGGTAAGACGACCAGCAGCGGCAAGCTGTCGCTGTGGCTGCGCAAGCAGGGACGCCGTCCCATGATGGTGTCGACCGACGTTTACCGCCCCGCTGCCATCGAGCAGTTGGCGGTCGTGGCCCGCGAACTGGATGTGCCGGTCTTCGAGTCCGATGACATGGACCCCGTCTCGCGAGCCGAAGCGGCCGCCCGCGAAGCCCGCAACACCGGACACGACGTGCTGCTCATCGATACCGCCGGACGCCTGCACATCGACGAAAAGCTGATGGACGAGCTGGAGCGCATCCGGCGCAGCCTGGGTCCCAAAGAGATCCTGCTGGTGGCCGATGCCATGACCGGGCAGGACGCGGTCAAGAGCGCCAAGCAATTCGACGAATGGCTGGATGTGAGCGGCGTGGTGCTGACCAAGATGGACGGCGATAGCCGCGGCGGCGCCTCCCTTTCCATCAACCAGGTCACCGGCAAGCCCATCAAGTTCATCGGCGTGGGCGAGAAGTACAGCGCCCTCGAGGTCTTCCATCCCGAGCGCATGGCCGGACGCATCCTGGGAATGGGCGACGTTCTCAGCCTCATCGAAAAGGCCGAGGAGACGGTGGACGAAGAGCAGGCTGAGCGCATGCTCGAGAAGATGCGCAAGGACGAATTCAGCCTGGAGGATTTTCGCGACCAGTTGCGCCAGTTGCGCAAGCTGGGGCCGCTCGACGAGCTCATGGGCATGCTGCCCAACGCCGGACCCCTGAAGGGCCTGGACAAAGTGAATTTGGACGAGAAGCAGTTGTCGCACACCGAGGCCATCATCAACTCGATGACGCCTCTGGAGCGGCACAACTTCAAAGTCATCAACGGCTCGCGCCGCAAGCGTATCGCCGAGGGCAGCGGACGGCCCGTATCCGAAGTCAACCGTCTGCTGCGCCAATACGCCGATATGCGCAAGATGATGAAGAAGATGTCGAAAGGAATGCTGGGACGGATCGGCAAGGGGGCGTTGGGCAAACGCCTGCCCAAGATGAACTTTCCGTTCTAG
- a CDS encoding KH domain-containing protein has protein sequence MKDLVEMIAKALVDNPEEVVVTVVEGEQTTVLELRVAPSDLGKVIGKQGRTARAIRTLLGACGMKMRKRYMLEILE, from the coding sequence ATGAAAGATCTGGTTGAAATGATTGCCAAAGCGTTGGTGGACAATCCTGAAGAAGTCGTGGTGACCGTTGTTGAAGGCGAGCAGACGACCGTTCTGGAGTTGAGAGTGGCACCCTCGGACTTGGGCAAGGTGATCGGCAAGCAGGGCCGGACGGCGCGCGCCATCCGCACCCTCCTGGGGGCCTGCGGCATGAAGATGCGCAAGCGCTACATGCTGGAAATTTTGGAATAG
- the rpsP gene encoding 30S ribosomal protein S16, translating to MLRIRLSRHGAKKNPHYRVVVSEKSDPRDGRFVEIVGNYSPAMKPKRLKLNMERIEYWIGVGARPSQTVSGLIEKARTAQAEAEAEAKAEAPAEKADSTEKDSKAKESAKEEKKEAKAAGKEESEPEPQEEAESEADKEAAEA from the coding sequence TTGCTTAGAATTCGACTCAGTCGCCACGGGGCCAAGAAAAATCCCCACTATCGCGTTGTCGTCTCGGAGAAGAGCGATCCCCGGGACGGACGGTTCGTGGAGATAGTGGGCAACTACAGCCCGGCAATGAAACCCAAGCGTTTGAAGCTGAACATGGAGCGGATCGAATACTGGATCGGCGTAGGAGCCAGACCGTCGCAGACGGTGTCGGGCCTCATCGAAAAGGCTCGCACCGCTCAGGCTGAGGCGGAAGCGGAAGCCAAGGCTGAAGCGCCGGCGGAGAAAGCCGACTCAACCGAAAAGGACAGCAAGGCCAAGGAATCCGCCAAGGAAGAGAAAAAGGAGGCCAAGGCCGCCGGGAAAGAGGAGTCCGAACCGGAGCCCCAGGAAGAGGCCGAGTCCGAGGCCGATAAAGAGGCCGCCGAGGCTTAG
- the rplS gene encoding 50S ribosomal protein L19, translating into MNVIEKIEQDYTRSEIPDFRAGDTVRVNVKIKEGDKFRIQAFEGVVIGMHRRGIGSTFTVRKISFGYGVERIFPLHSPTIDSIELVRHGHVRRAKLYYLRERKGKAARIRERRR; encoded by the coding sequence ATGAACGTCATCGAGAAAATCGAGCAGGACTATACCAGGAGCGAGATCCCCGACTTCCGGGCCGGGGACACGGTTCGCGTCAACGTCAAGATCAAAGAAGGCGACAAGTTCAGGATCCAGGCTTTCGAGGGCGTCGTCATCGGCATGCACCGTCGCGGAATCGGCTCCACCTTCACGGTGCGCAAGATCTCCTTCGGATACGGCGTCGAGCGTATCTTCCCCTTGCATTCGCCCACCATTGACAGCATCGAGCTGGTTCGCCACGGACACGTGCGCAGGGCCAAGCTGTACTATCTGCGCGAGCGCAAGGGCAAGGCCGCCCGCATCCGCGAGCGCCGCCGATAA
- a CDS encoding thiamine phosphate synthase, translating into MSSFFPNAPPSQAIRYAISNRRAFADLDHRRYLRRLFAVSSHAVQLREKDLDQEALARLLEVAAEEARRRGRVLLVNSPGHLQLPAGAGVHLTSGQTARRWEKGGRPAIVGKSVHSLEAALEAEAEGVDYLLLSPIFAPLSKSASGPLLGLEGLRRTAGRVKIPVLALGGAGPWKEKEILQAGGAGFAGITWAHREMLD; encoded by the coding sequence GTGTCTTCGTTCTTCCCCAACGCTCCGCCAAGTCAGGCGATTCGTTACGCCATCTCGAATCGTAGGGCTTTCGCGGATCTGGATCACCGCCGCTATCTGCGCCGTCTCTTCGCCGTTTCCAGTCATGCCGTGCAGTTGCGCGAGAAGGACCTCGACCAAGAGGCTCTGGCCCGGCTGCTGGAAGTGGCGGCTGAGGAAGCCCGGCGGCGAGGGCGTGTCTTGCTGGTCAATTCTCCGGGCCACCTTCAATTGCCCGCGGGAGCCGGAGTGCACTTGACCTCCGGCCAGACCGCCCGCAGATGGGAGAAGGGCGGGCGTCCCGCCATCGTGGGCAAGTCGGTGCACAGCCTTGAAGCGGCTCTGGAGGCCGAGGCGGAGGGCGTCGACTACCTGCTGCTCAGTCCCATTTTCGCTCCCCTTTCCAAGAGCGCCTCGGGTCCGCTGTTGGGACTGGAGGGGCTGCGCCGCACGGCCGGCCGGGTGAAGATCCCCGTGCTGGCGCTGGGCGGGGCCGGACCCTGGAAGGAAAAGGAGATTTTGCAGGCAGGAGGAGCCGGGTTCGCGGGCATTACCTGGGCTCATCGCGAAATGCTAGACTAG
- the trmD gene encoding tRNA (guanosine(37)-N1)-methyltransferase TrmD, with protein MRISIVTIFPGLFERVFDYGMIRQARKRDLLQIDVVDLRDYAHDRHRTVDDRPFGGGDGMVLKPEPLHQALSHLGSAGPPPRKALLTPRGRTFDQSLAVEYSLLGHLVLVCGRYEGVDQRVADHMVDEEVSIGDYVLSGGEFAALTIVDAVSRLIPGVVSKSGSVLQDSFMDGLLDCPYYTRPAEYRGWKVPEVLLSGDHEAIENWRKREALRLTRERRPDLLKRK; from the coding sequence ATGCGAATTAGCATCGTGACGATTTTTCCGGGCCTGTTCGAGCGGGTCTTCGATTACGGGATGATCCGCCAGGCCCGCAAGAGGGATCTTTTACAAATTGACGTTGTCGACCTGAGGGATTACGCTCACGACCGCCACCGCACGGTGGACGATCGACCCTTCGGAGGCGGGGACGGCATGGTGCTCAAGCCCGAGCCCCTTCACCAAGCCCTGAGCCACCTCGGCTCGGCCGGCCCTCCGCCGCGCAAGGCGCTGCTGACGCCCCGCGGACGGACCTTCGACCAGAGCCTGGCAGTGGAATACTCCCTGCTCGGGCACCTGGTGCTGGTGTGCGGACGCTACGAAGGCGTCGATCAGCGGGTGGCCGATCACATGGTCGACGAAGAGGTTTCCATCGGAGACTACGTCCTCTCGGGAGGCGAGTTCGCCGCTTTGACTATCGTCGACGCGGTTTCGCGCCTGATACCCGGCGTGGTCTCCAAAAGCGGCTCCGTGCTGCAGGATTCGTTTATGGACGGCCTTTTGGATTGCCCCTACTACACGCGTCCGGCCGAATATCGCGGCTGGAAGGTGCCTGAAGTGCTGCTTTCGGGCGACCACGAGGCCATTGAAAACTGGAGAAAGAGGGAGGCCCTGCGCTTGACGCGGGAGCGACGGCCCGATCTGTTAAAGAGGAAATAA
- a CDS encoding 3-oxoacyl-[acyl-carrier-protein] synthase III C-terminal domain-containing protein has translation MPVIQAIATAVPPHVLAQEDIRDAALHHFSRGRRDMRRLIPIFDNVNVKTRHLCVPLQWYDSRHSFTDTNGEYIRWARKLGRQAAQECLQRAGRSPGDVDHLIFVSTSGLSTPSIDAHLINEMGFDAHVRRTPVFGLGCAGGAAGLSRLLDLSRVPGQGCVLLVSVELCSLTFQFHDFSKANLVASSLFSDGAAAVLVCSGSQANGARCPRIVASHSTLWPDTMDVMGWDFSEHGLGVIFSRRIPTLIGDRIRDNIAQFLERQGLGLSDLSHFLVHPGGAKILQVLAEVLELKEEQLAHSRWVLENYGNMSSPTLLFILERFQRLSNPRKGDYGLAAAFGPGFSSELILLQW, from the coding sequence ATGCCCGTCATCCAAGCGATCGCCACAGCCGTGCCTCCGCACGTGCTCGCTCAGGAAGATATCCGCGATGCCGCTCTCCATCACTTCTCGCGCGGCCGCCGCGACATGAGGCGTCTCATCCCCATCTTCGACAACGTCAACGTCAAGACGCGCCATCTGTGCGTGCCGCTGCAGTGGTACGACAGCCGGCATTCCTTCACCGACACCAACGGAGAGTACATCCGCTGGGCCCGCAAGCTGGGGCGGCAAGCCGCTCAGGAGTGCCTGCAAAGAGCCGGACGGAGCCCGGGAGACGTCGATCACCTGATTTTCGTTTCCACCAGCGGACTCTCCACCCCCAGCATCGACGCCCACCTCATCAACGAGATGGGTTTCGATGCCCACGTGCGCCGCACCCCCGTCTTCGGACTGGGATGCGCGGGAGGAGCCGCCGGACTCTCCCGGCTTCTCGACCTGTCGCGCGTGCCGGGTCAGGGCTGCGTTCTCCTGGTGAGCGTCGAATTGTGCTCTTTGACCTTTCAGTTCCACGACTTCAGCAAGGCCAACCTGGTGGCATCGTCCCTCTTCTCCGACGGTGCGGCCGCCGTGCTGGTGTGCTCGGGCTCCCAAGCCAACGGGGCCCGCTGTCCACGCATCGTGGCTTCCCACAGCACCCTCTGGCCCGACACCATGGACGTGATGGGATGGGACTTCAGCGAGCACGGGTTGGGCGTCATCTTCTCGCGCCGGATTCCGACTTTGATCGGCGACCGCATCCGCGACAACATCGCTCAATTCCTCGAGCGTCAGGGATTGGGACTGAGCGACCTTTCCCACTTTCTGGTCCATCCCGGCGGCGCCAAGATCCTGCAAGTGCTGGCCGAGGTTCTGGAACTGAAGGAGGAACAACTGGCCCACAGCCGCTGGGTGCTGGAGAACTACGGCAACATGTCCAGCCCGACGCTGCTCTTCATCCTGGAGCGCTTCCAGCGCCTCTCCAATCCCCGCAAGGGCGATTACGGACTGGCCGCCGCCTTCGGCCCCGGCTTCAGCTCAGAACTGATCTTGCTGCAGTGGTGA